In Paracoccus aerodenitrificans, the following are encoded in one genomic region:
- the tnpC gene encoding IS66 family transposase: MVDSLEKVCTEIAAAVGPQLGAALTNRVIALVRGLEAKHATEIDVWHKIHQKAEENERKATARSKVLTAEVRSLRAKIERLQRDLAKKNQMVFGSKADRQKREAPTEAEEQITQVPASASDRASAATKRPANDPTRAQEKSKKSRKIARRGPKDYGDLPRVEEIMSEGLCDCGGGTLGYDIREELIAVPAHYYILVRKYPRHRCLKENRIIGTPFKPAIFPGGEMTHSVLAYTMVGKFDWASPYYRQERIARQSGVNIQRSTLSRNVNKVTSEALAPIYDILERHILDESAVLHMDASVIYRQINGRGKVAHRDLVAIARDGHGYGETLPRAVIYYVYPSLTQKVVAELLGGRQLTVQHDGAAVFNELGQAGTSLAAIISTECWAHCRRYFVDEYNYNKTAHADHLIELIARMYRIEEQIRGSSPRQRKRVRRRLTTPIMAEIHRRLHDYRPHHLEKGGMGKAISYALRRWTGLTRFLDDGRIELDNNNVERLFKAPIIARKNSLFIGSDLGERAWAILFSLIQTCLMNSVDPYRYLLWVLDEIARKKPRSEYAELLPWNAPESCHVKRKLPKAKRIILA; the protein is encoded by the coding sequence ATGGTCGACAGCCTTGAAAAAGTTTGCACCGAAATTGCTGCTGCCGTCGGGCCGCAGCTCGGCGCAGCTTTGACGAACCGCGTCATTGCGCTGGTGCGGGGCTTGGAGGCAAAGCATGCGACAGAGATAGATGTCTGGCACAAAATACACCAGAAGGCGGAGGAGAACGAACGAAAGGCGACTGCACGAAGCAAGGTTCTCACCGCCGAGGTGCGGAGCCTTCGCGCCAAAATCGAGCGTCTTCAACGGGACCTCGCCAAGAAGAACCAGATGGTGTTCGGATCAAAGGCTGACCGCCAGAAGCGGGAAGCGCCGACGGAAGCTGAAGAACAAATTACACAAGTCCCGGCATCCGCGTCTGATAGAGCGTCCGCAGCCACAAAGCGCCCCGCAAACGATCCTACAAGAGCCCAAGAAAAGTCGAAGAAGTCACGTAAAATAGCCCGTCGCGGCCCAAAGGACTACGGTGACTTGCCACGCGTCGAGGAGATCATGAGCGAGGGGCTCTGTGACTGCGGCGGAGGGACTCTCGGTTACGACATTCGGGAAGAGCTGATCGCTGTTCCCGCCCACTATTATATTCTCGTTCGCAAATACCCGAGACATCGCTGTTTGAAGGAGAACCGGATCATTGGCACCCCGTTTAAGCCGGCGATCTTTCCTGGCGGTGAGATGACGCACAGCGTCCTCGCCTACACCATGGTCGGAAAATTCGATTGGGCGTCGCCATATTATCGCCAAGAGCGCATCGCACGGCAGTCCGGCGTCAATATTCAGCGTTCGACCCTATCCCGGAACGTGAACAAGGTGACGAGCGAGGCCCTTGCTCCTATCTATGACATTCTGGAACGGCATATCCTCGACGAAAGCGCCGTGCTTCACATGGACGCTTCGGTGATCTATCGCCAAATCAATGGCAGGGGTAAGGTTGCGCACCGCGACCTTGTCGCGATTGCTCGCGATGGGCACGGCTATGGTGAGACATTGCCGCGAGCCGTGATCTACTACGTCTATCCATCGCTGACGCAAAAGGTGGTGGCGGAATTGCTTGGTGGCCGGCAGTTGACCGTGCAGCATGATGGGGCAGCGGTGTTCAATGAGCTTGGCCAAGCCGGAACCAGCCTTGCAGCGATCATCTCCACCGAATGCTGGGCGCATTGCCGACGATATTTCGTTGATGAATACAATTACAACAAGACGGCGCACGCCGATCATCTGATCGAGCTGATCGCCCGAATGTATCGGATCGAAGAGCAGATCCGCGGATCATCGCCGCGACAACGCAAACGGGTTAGGCGCCGCCTGACGACGCCGATAATGGCCGAGATCCATAGGCGGCTTCATGACTATAGGCCGCATCACCTGGAAAAAGGCGGCATGGGCAAGGCGATCAGCTATGCGTTGCGACGCTGGACCGGCCTGACACGCTTCCTTGACGACGGTCGGATCGAATTAGACAACAATAATGTCGAAAGGCTGTTCAAGGCACCGATCATAGCGCGCAAGAACTCCTTGTTCATTGGCAGCGACCTCGGCGAGCGGGCCTGGGCGATTTTGTTCTCGCTGATCCAAACCTGCCTGATGAACTCCGTCGATCCCTATCGGTATCTGCTTTGGGTGCTGGATGAGATCGCACGCAAGAAGCCGCGATCGGAATATGCCGAACTTCTGCCCTGGAACGCTCCCGAAAGCTGCCACGTTAAGAGGAAGCTGCCGAAAGCGAAACGGATAATCCTGGCATAA
- a CDS encoding helix-turn-helix domain-containing protein, whose protein sequence is MMNAEDALLDAFAKTLRKQRIATGLSQEELAHRAGVSMRYVSLLESRRHQPSLATIHGLCRGLSLSMADLMTAVEAELNKQRLS, encoded by the coding sequence ATGATGAATGCTGAAGATGCCCTTCTCGACGCCTTTGCAAAAACTCTGCGAAAGCAGCGCATTGCCACTGGTCTATCGCAGGAAGAACTGGCCCATCGGGCAGGAGTGAGCATGCGGTACGTGTCCTTGCTCGAAAGTCGGCGGCATCAGCCAAGCTTGGCAACGATCCATGGATTGTGTCGCGGGCTGAGCCTCTCGATGGCAGACTTGATGACAGCCGTGGAAGCTGAGTTGAATAAGCAGCGACTATCCTGA